Part of the Nicotiana sylvestris chromosome 2, ASM39365v2, whole genome shotgun sequence genome, AACTTACGAGTAGGTTCCGATGAGGGGAGCGAGCAGGAGAGTAGCACTGATCCAATTTTCGGAGACTTTGTGATGGATCTTACCAGGAAGATCCTTCCATAAACCTGGCATTACTTTCTGTTGAAATGGCGATAAAGCGTAAACAACTGCCTTCAGCTTCACCGGTTGCTTCCCCATCGCGTTATTGCTCCGATCGTTCTTTGTTGGTTGAAAGTATTCTAGGGTTTGTGATTTGAGATTGAGAAGAAATGGGGGTTGGTTTTTGGTACAAGTGCTTGGTGAAGAAACGCTTGGGCTTCTGGGCTTAGAATAATGGGCCCTTATATTTGTCAGTTAAATCTTCTAAAGTCTTTCTTCCCATAATAAATGGGCCATTTGCATGTTTGGACAAGTTACACATCTGATCGGTCGATCAAAAAAATTA contains:
- the LOC104240786 gene encoding cytochrome b-c1 complex subunit 8-like, with the translated sequence MGKQPVKLKAVVYALSPFQQKVMPGLWKDLPGKIHHKVSENWISATLLLAPLIGTYSYVQYYQEKEKLEHRY